The Miscanthus floridulus cultivar M001 chromosome 17, ASM1932011v1, whole genome shotgun sequence genome has a window encoding:
- the LOC136518716 gene encoding pentatricopeptide repeat-containing protein At4g14170-like, translated as MPPAPATTLASFNSLLASLARSGRPAQALRTFRDMLARGVRPDHFTLPPVLRSCTLTGAAGLASTSHALVVKLGAQENLFVASALVLCYAGLSNLPDARRLFDRMLERDAVLWTSMLSAYAQGGEPDAALRFFGSMVAAGIELDAVVMVSLLLACGQLGWRRHGRSVHACCFRRLLGMPLPLGNALVDMYVKCGDFAFAERVFAGMPRRDVISWSALILGHGLNGHSDDALRLFDRMAAEGIQPNSVTFLGALSACAHSGMVDKAYAIFKGMKLWGIEPERKHYSCMADTLGRAGHVVEAVKLIEEMPFEPDEAMLGGVLSACRVHGEMESAELVSKRLMDMSPGKSGYYVSLANIYSDAGRYSDAERIRGFMKEVKVNKLPGYSSVELDADRFHITSN; from the coding sequence ATGCCGCCTGCCCCCGCCACCACGCTTGCCTCCTTCAACTCCCTCCTCGCGTCGCTTGCGCGCTCCGGCCGCCCCGCGCAGGCGCTCCGCACGTTCCGGGACATGCTCGCGCGGGGCGTCCGGCCGGACCACTTCACCCTGCCCCCCGTGCTCCGCTCCTGCACGCTCACCGGCGCCGCGGGCCTAGCTTCCACCTCCCACGCGCTCGTCGTCAAGCTCGGCGCCCAGGAAAACCTCTTCGTGGCGTCTGCGCTCGTGCTCTGTTACGCGGGCCTGTCGAACCTCCCCGACGCGCGGAGGCTGTTCGACAGAATGCTCGAGCGGGACGCGGTCCTGTGGACTTCCATGCTGTCCGCCTACGCGCAGGGCGGGGAACCAGACGCGGCGCTGCGGTTCTTTGGTAGCATGGTGGCAGCAGGGATAGAGCTGGACGCGGTGGTCATGGTCAGCTTGCTGCTCGCTTGTGGGCAGCTCGGGTGGCGCCGCCATGGAAGAAGTGTGCACGCCTGCTGTTTCCGGAGGTTACTAGGGATGCCACTGCCCCTCGGGAATGCACTTGTGGACATGTATGTCAAGTGTGGGGACTTTGCATTCGCCGAGAGGGTGTTTGCTGGGATGCCTAGACGGGATGTTATCTCGTGGAGTGCTCTGATCCTTGGTCATGGTTTGAATGGGCATTCTGATGATGCATTGAGACTCTTCGATAGAATGGCAGCTGAAGGAATCCAACCGAACTCAGTCACTTTTCTTGGGGCATTGTCAGCTTGTGCACATTCAGGCATGGTGGACAAAGCGTATGCAATCTTCAAGGGGATGAAACTGTGGGGTATTGAGCCTGAACGGAAACACTACTCTTGTATGGCTGACACGCTTGGGAGAGCAGGGCATGTTGTTGAGGCTGTGAAGCTCATAGAGGAAATGCCTTTTGAGCCTGACGAGGCCATGCTTGGAGGTGTACTGTCAGCCTGCCGAGTGCATGGAGAAATGGAGTCTGCTGAATTGGTTTCAAAGAGATTGATGGACATGTCTCCTGGAAAGAGTGGCTACTATGTGAGCTTGGCAAACATATATTCAGATGCTGGGAGGTATAGTGATGCAGAGAGAATAAGAGGCTTCATGAAAGAAGTTAAAGTCAATAAGCTTCCTGGATATAGTTCAGTTGAATTAGATGCTGATAGGTTCCATATAACGAGCAATTGA